A genomic segment from Actinomadura hallensis encodes:
- the aroH gene encoding chorismate mutase has protein sequence MAVRAVRGATQVDADDRDQILEATTELVSEVMARNELSTDDVISVIFTTTPDLTAEFPALAARKLGFHEVPLLCASEIAVPGSLPRVIRLMAHVETDRPRSAVQHVYLRGATALRLDIAQ, from the coding sequence GTGGCGGTACGCGCGGTCCGCGGCGCGACGCAGGTCGACGCCGACGACCGGGACCAGATCCTGGAGGCGACGACGGAGCTGGTGTCCGAGGTGATGGCCCGCAACGAGCTGAGCACCGACGACGTCATCAGCGTCATCTTCACGACCACGCCGGACCTCACGGCCGAGTTCCCGGCCCTCGCGGCCCGCAAGCTCGGGTTCCACGAGGTGCCGCTGCTGTGCGCGTCGGAGATCGCGGTGCCGGGGTCGCTGCCCCGGGTCATCCGGCTGATGGCGCACGTCGAGACGGACCGCCCGCGCTCCGCCGTCCAGCACGTGTACCTGCGCGGCGCGACGGCGCTCCGCCTCGACATCGCGCAGTGA